DNA from Kitasatospora viridis:
CGGCGAAGCCGGGGACCGGCACGCCCAGTTGGGCGGCGGTGGAGACCACCCGGCGCCAGGCCGACTGGGCCTCGCCGAGGGCCTTGCGGAAGTACTCGTCGGCCAGCAGGGTGGGCAGCTGCGGGTCGGCCTGGTAGGCGGCCTCGATCCGGCCGAGGAAGCGGGCCCGGATGATGCAGCCGCCGCGCCAGATGGCGGCCATCGCGCCCGGGTCCACCTGCCAGTCGTACTCGGCGCTGCCGGCCTGGATCTGCTGGAAGCCCTGCGCGTAGGCGACGATCTTCGAGGCGTACAGGGCGTGTTCGACGTCCTCGGCGAAGCGGTCGGCGGCGGCGCTGTCCAGCCAGGTCTCGGTGGGTCCGGGCAGGTCGCGGCAGGCCTCGCGCTGCGGCACGCCGCCGGAGAGCGAGCGGGCGAAGACGGCTTCGGCGATGCCGGGCACCGGCACCCCGAGGTCGAGGGCGATCTGCACGGTCCAGCGGCCGGTGCCCTTCTGCTCGGCCCGGTCCTGCACCACGTCGACGAACGGGCGCCCGGTGTCGGCGTCGGTGTGGCCGAGCACCTCGGCGGTGATCTCGATCAGGTAGGACTCCAGCCGGCCCCGGTTCCACTCCCGGAAGATCCCGGCGATCTCGCCGGGCTGCCGGCCCGCGGCGTGCCGCAGCAGGTCGTAGGCCTCGGCGATGAGCTGCATGTCGGCGTACTCGATGCCGTTGTGCACCATCTTGACGAAGTGTCCGGCGCCGTCGGGGCCGACGTGGGTGCAGCAGGGGCGCCCGTCCACCTGGGCGGCGATCGACTCCAGCAGCGGGCCGAGGCTGCGGTAGGCCTCGGCGGTGCCGCCGGGCATGATGCTGGGCCCGTTGAGGGCGCCCTCCTCGCCGCCGGAGATGCCGGTGCCGACGAAGTGCAGGCCGCGGGCGCGCAGCGCGGCCTCGCGGCGGCGGGTGTCGGCGAAGTGCGCGTTGCCGCCGTCCACCACGATGTCGCCGGGTTCCAGCAGCGGCGCCAGCTCGTCGATCACGGCGTCGGTCGGCTCGCCCGCCTTGACCATGATCACCACCCGGCGGGGCACGGCCAGCGCGGCGACCAGGCCGGCCAGGGTGTGCGAGGGGACGAACTCGCCCTCCTGGCCGAACTGTTCCACCAGTGCGTCGGTGCGGGCGGGGGTGCGGTTGTAGAGGGCGACCCGGTGGCCGTGCCGGGCGAAGTTGCGGGCCAGGTTGCGGCCCATGACGGCCAGTCCGATCACGCCGATGTCGGCGGGCGTCCGCGCGCTCATGCAGAAGGCTCCTGTGGTGGGGGTGCTCGTCCAGCCTGCCGCGAGCGGTGGTGGTCCGCACGCCCGGCGCGGCCGACGGGGCGTCACCTGACGTCCCGTCGGGCGGTGCCCTGATGCTGCGTCGAGCATGCCCGGGGGGCTATGCACACGAGGTATACATCATGTGTATAGTCACCGGCATGTCACTCGGACACACCATCCTGGGCCTCCTGGAGACCCAGCCCCGGCACGGCTACGACCTGAAGCGTGCCTACGACGAGCAGTTCGGCAAGGCCCGGGCGCTGCCCTACGGCCAGGTGTACGCCACCCTCTCCCGGCTGCTGAAGAACGGCCTGGTCGAGGTGGAGGGCACGGAGGCCGGCGAGGGCCCGGAACGCAAGCGGTACGTGATCACCGACGCCGGGATCACCGACGTGGCCCGCTGGCTCGCCGAACCCGAGCAGCCCAGCTCCTACCTGCAGAGCACCCTGTACACCAAGGTGGTGCTGGCCCTGCTCACCGGCCGGCCGGCCCGCGAGCTGCTGGACACCCAGCGCGCCGAACACCTGCGCCAGATGCGCGAGCTGACCCAGCGCAAGCTCGCCGGCGACCTCGCCGACCAGCTGCTCTGCGACCACGCGCTGTTCCACCTGGACGCCGACCTGCGCTGGCTGGAGCTGACCGCCGCCCGCCTGGACGAGCTGGCCCGGAAGGTGCGTGGCTGAGCGATGCCCGTCACCTCCGTGGAGAACTCCCGGCCCGCCCCCACCGCCCGCGAGGGC
Protein-coding regions in this window:
- the gndA gene encoding NADP-dependent phosphogluconate dehydrogenase — translated: MSARTPADIGVIGLAVMGRNLARNFARHGHRVALYNRTPARTDALVEQFGQEGEFVPSHTLAGLVAALAVPRRVVIMVKAGEPTDAVIDELAPLLEPGDIVVDGGNAHFADTRRREAALRARGLHFVGTGISGGEEGALNGPSIMPGGTAEAYRSLGPLLESIAAQVDGRPCCTHVGPDGAGHFVKMVHNGIEYADMQLIAEAYDLLRHAAGRQPGEIAGIFREWNRGRLESYLIEITAEVLGHTDADTGRPFVDVVQDRAEQKGTGRWTVQIALDLGVPVPGIAEAVFARSLSGGVPQREACRDLPGPTETWLDSAAADRFAEDVEHALYASKIVAYAQGFQQIQAGSAEYDWQVDPGAMAAIWRGGCIIRARFLGRIEAAYQADPQLPTLLADEYFRKALGEAQSAWRRVVSTAAQLGVPVPGFAGALAYYDALRAERLPAALIQGQRDFFGAHTYHRTDREGSFHTLWAGDRSEERR
- a CDS encoding PadR family transcriptional regulator, which codes for MSLGHTILGLLETQPRHGYDLKRAYDEQFGKARALPYGQVYATLSRLLKNGLVEVEGTEAGEGPERKRYVITDAGITDVARWLAEPEQPSSYLQSTLYTKVVLALLTGRPARELLDTQRAEHLRQMRELTQRKLAGDLADQLLCDHALFHLDADLRWLELTAARLDELARKVRG